The region ATCAAGATAGTGGAGATGCCATATGGTGGAGGTAAGTATAactgttaaaataaacagttgcCTTTAGCAGGTGTAActgtattgaaaaaaaaaatctttaatttAAAGTCCAATAGAGGCACAAGGCGATGACTTTTTAAAGGTGCTCCTCTCCTGTAATTTTTCCAGGAAAAACGTAAAGTCagcttatttaacgtcggtagttccttcagctacgaggctggtatcattTTACGGTGTTTAATGCTATATCTGTACGTATCAGAGAAAAGTGCAAACAGACGTCTGAGTCTCCTAGGATCGAACTTTGGACCTCTCGCTcggaaagccgcgcactagtcAACTGTGCTACGCCTGCTCCTCCAAGGAGGACTTGCCATCCGTTCCGTCAAACACTGGCACTAAATACGATCATGTATTTTTCCCATTAGCAACTCCAAGGCCTCTGGAAAGGCAGAAAGGTAGGTCCGCTTTTGAGATACAAGCCAAAGGTAGACCATTGCTTTATTCCGAGCGTACGTTTCCTCATTAAACTGGATAGTAAATGTAAGATTCAACTGTGCTCAATAACCCTTATTCATTTAACGTACAAAATCATCTGGTCGTCTTAATAAGTAAAGTAAACATCAACGATGAAAAGCCAAAGAATTATCTGAAAAATATATACCTACAAATGTTGAGCTAAGGCTAGGTGAAGATTAATAACTGCGAAACAATAGCAGTACTTGCAGGTTATTGTGCATGACTATACGATCCAAAACGAATTGACAAAGAAAACATGCATgctctttttctttcagtttcctTTAGTTGACTAAAATCACTCTCTCTCACTGCGAAGCGTGAGAAAACGAGCTTGAGGTAGACTAGTCAGCGTCTCAACTATGTTCATGAAATCGTCACGAATCTTACTGCAAGTGTATCAAAAAGATTATTTTCCTGCTCTGCGAGCATACccgaatccaaaaaaaaaaagaagaagaagacaaagaaatagTTGTGATAAATGAGCATTGCCCTCATTAGAAACTTCGTGGCCCTGCATTACAAGTCTTTTCGTGCTTTCTTTGTGTTAGGTTCTTGTTCTGTTTTGCATATCTTTTACAACTTATTCATCGTCTTTCTGGTGATCACAATTATTGTTCTCTCCGTGGTGATATGGAAAATGCGCCGTCGTCCTTGTCCAAGATGTGGAGATCTTTTACCTATGGTAAGTTGTTAATGAGATCTTGCCAGAAGAAAAGATGAGTGTAATTGAACCCTGGATTAAGAAAGTTTGATTATcgcttcttcaaagccaaagcaTTCAGTCTATTGAAGATCGTTGTAAGCTCGCCACACTCTCTCTTTGTAGGCTTAAGGTTGCTATCCTGTTGTTCCATTATATAGTTAGTGTATTTGCTACACATCTCTCTTGAAGTAAGTTTATAATTGCGTGGATGCTGGTAGAATTTAGTTCAAGGCCGCTACACTTACCACTGCCCTAACTGTCCCCTCCTGGAATACTCGTTACAATGGTTGTCTGTTATTTGAATCATGTTCAAAGCAAATCTTGGGGAGAAGGATGGACGATACTGGAAACAGAAGCTAGCATTGCAGTTGCCCTGAGAGATACAATTAGAGCTTTACTGTCATTTTTTTGTGGATTAATTATCACCAGAATCCAGTATCTttgcaagttaaagaaaactTAGAACTTCCCAGCGATCTAAATACGAAGGAGTCAGCGAGCTACGCATCTCAAGCTGCAGGAAGTGGATCTTACATGCCACTTCATCCGTCTGGAAGAAGCTGGGAAGTGAGTCAAGAAGATGTTCATGTTATCAAAATCATCGGTAAAGGAGCCTTTTCTCAGGTTGCCCAGGCAACAGTGAAAAATGTAAGAGAACATCAGGAGGAAACGACAGTGGCAGTAAAAATGCTGAAAGGTTGGTTTCCGCTTATCCTTGACATGTGCTTTCACTCATTTGTTTATACTGCTTTTAAAAGCGCACAATGGAAGCGGTAGACTGGCTTGATAAGGTTTATAAAGTCAGCTTGCTTTGAGACATTGATCAAAGGATATCAGCACTATATATGAAAAAGTACATGTCTTTTACTGCTGGCCATGCAGTTTCCcgctaaattaattttaaaaaaatggcgtTAATAACTACAATCCTTCATAACTCTATCGTCGCGAAACATTATTTGTTCTGTTTCAAAATGTGATTATTTTGCTCTTTGCTAAAATAATTCTAAGTATTTACACTTCTACGATTATCTGTGGTAGTACTACTTTAGCCAGAGTCAACTGCCATCAAGAAATTCTATTCCTTACTTCCTAGCCAATGCTCCTCCGTCAGATAGAAAGGATCTGTTGTCAGAATTGGAGCTGATGAAAAAAGTGAAACCTCATCCTCATGTTATCAAGCTCATCGGATGCGTCACTGAAAGCGGTAAAACTGACGTCTTCATAATTTGTTGtgcttttaaatttgttttctctcatTTAAGAAATGAATCGAGCCTATTCTGGTGTAACTCGAGGCGGGCTAGGGATGGAACGTGGTTCAAAGAATAAGCAAAAGTACACTCAAGAATCTTGAGTCAAGTTTATGAAGAAgttaatttctttttgcaaCATGGATCAGTTTTATTCTTCATGGTGTAAAACGTGACTAATTTGAATTGGGAATTGTGTAAAGAGAGTGTTGAAAGAAGCTAGTAATTCCTAGGATGAATATGAGCACACCATATTTCAGGAACCTTGTTTTCCACAGAACCACTGATGGTCTTGATCGAGTATGTTCCATTTGGAGACCTCTTGGGATACCTAAGAAAGAGCCGAGGACTGAACGACACTTACTATAAGGACCCGGATGTACAACCGGAGACCAATCTGACTTCGGAACAGCTGATAAAATTCGCTTGGCAGGTTGCTGATGGGATGTGTTACTTGTGTTCGAAAAAGGTTTGCTCACCAAGGGAAGATCGCCATCAGTCCGCATCCATAAATAGGAAATAAATGTTTAGAATACTATGAAAATACATTTGCAGGACATTCATTATTACATTGATACTGTAAGTGAAACGGAACTGCAACCAGGCTGACAATGAGACATATAACTGAGCTATGGAAGTTCAGTTAACGTTTAGTTTAGACAGCTGTGAATGTAACTTAAGAGGCTACAGGTCTTTGAATTCCATCCTTTTATGCTGCCTTCATGATTCTCTAATTCAGAGTAGCATCAAACTATGGCTGATGTGAAACATGTCCGTGGACGTAAATTTACACGAATTTAATTGAAAAGAATGTTTGGGTGGGTGATTAAAGCTAAAGGTTTCCCTTCGGACGCAAGGGGTGCAATTTCTACTCTTATTACTTACTAGTGGATTTTTCTTCGGTGTTAAAATAGAACAACTTGATTCTCTCCTGCCGGTTAGCGTTTTCTAATGTCGTGTGTGATTAAAAATCTTTCCTCTATTCGCTGTTGATTGATGAGATCGCATTACAGGACTctggaaaatgaaagaaatgtagatTTATATGGATGTGTTCCCTTGATAATGAGGCCCACTTAGAATACTTTGACATTTACTGAAGATGGGACGCTTCTGATAGAGTTAATTTTGTCGTTAAATTTACTACTCTTCTTAATACATATTCATACTCAATTTCTGTTAGATTGTCCACCGCGACTTGGAGGCGAGAAATGTTCTTGTTGGGGAAGGAGAGAGATGCAAGGTGACAGATTTTGGGATGGCGAGGAATGTGGGCCAGGACGATATTTATACCAAAAAAAGTCGGGTAAAGCTACAACTAAACTTTGCTTTGCGAAAATGCTTTATTTGCTACGATCACGTACCAGATGTATTCGTTTTTTCTAAGAGTATTCTGTAATAGTCTTCGTACATAGGGTCGTTTACCTGTTAAGTGGACTGCATATGAGGCCTTGCTTTACggagtgtacacaacacaaagTGATGTGTAAGTATATCCGTGTCAGTAAAAAgtttaaattattttccttttggaaGTGATTGTTGTCCATTCCCGTTTCATTTTGCAGCAGACCTAAATATCTTCCTCCTAGGAGTTGTTGTTACTTCTTTTCTCTAATGATTGCTCCATTTTTGAAATGCATGCTTCCTTACTTCCAGTCTCATTTCCTGCTTCTTATTTGTTTCACTCCTTTTTGCAGGTGGGGTTATGGCATCCTTCTCTATGAAGTTCTAACAATTGGTACGCTTCGATTTAGAAACGATTTGACCTAATTACAAAAATGTGCACACTAATAACTGAAAATAGTTCTGCAATCAGTATCGCTTACTTAACTGGGCAAATTTCACGTTTTCGTATCAAGTGTTATTGAGGCTGGATCTTTATACCCATAGGTGGATCACCATACCCGGACACAAACGCCAGGCTTATTGCGGATAAACTTCAACAAGGATACAGAATGCCAAAGCCAAGACATGTGGACAGCAAACTGTAAAATACTTACTTCTCAATTGTGATATTGAGTAATAAGTAGATGAGTTAATGCTTGCATAAACAACCTCCCAATAGTGAAGTAAGAACCTTTTAATTTTAGGTATGAAATCATGATGAAGTGTTGGGAAGAAGACCCAAGTGATCGACCGACATTTGAAAAGCTGAGGAGAACAATGAAGGATATGGAGAGGAATCACAAGGTAAAGAAATCAAGGGAAAATttggggaaaggaaaggaaaggaaataaaaggaactttatttaagtgtctagtcttctagtgcattaattggggacactgtaaactgaaataagCAAATTAACCAACTCAAACcatcaaacgttggttttttaAGGAGAGGAAAACATTTCGGAGATGAGTAAAACCAATAAActaaacccacatatgacgccagtctgggaattaaacccaggccacactggtgggaaacaagtgctctcaccactacgccagcgCTGGGATTAATGAAGGGGGTTTCTCCTGACGTTCTGGTCTCCACGAAAACTTAAGTCAAACCTACCTGCGCCGAAAAGCCTAGTCTTTCACTGTCATCTATGTTCTAATTTTAATCCTTTTATTCTCACAACCACTTGTTAATTACCGTATTCCCTCGTTCTCGGCCTTCTTCAATGTTTAAATCAACTAGGGTATGATCTTCTTGGTTTAAACAATTAAGTAAAACTGAAGCTTAACACATtccaaattttcttttgcaGACATATGTAAACCTCAGTCAGTACGACACAAGAATGTACGCTAATGTCACTGATCTGACAGCAGagtagaatttttttaaaatttgtttttattattagtatttttttattCCTCCAAACCCTAACTGATACATAATTAAGTAGATAAAGCGtcaaaaaaagtaataaacgCACGATAAAAAATTACAACACTTAAATTAATTTACATAGTATAGTGGAAGGAAAGGAGAGGGCCACTTCTACAACTATTGCTGTACCCCTTAAAGTTACGTAATATAACAAAATAcgaaattttcaataaaacagtGAAGGAAAATAGATCATGAAATAGCTCAGTAAGTTATGAAAAAGATAATGTTTCATTAGTATTGAGCAAGGAACCAGTGAGATAGTTTGTCCCTGATGAATTGCGGAATATTATTCCAAAAAGACACTTCCAAAAATGCTGGGGCAAAATCTCCTaagattagttcgaaatgaGGGTATGAAAACTTGATTGGATGATGCACTGCGGGTATTGTAATTATGTAGCGCAGATACAAATGAAACAGGTATATTATGAAACTTTTCATGGTTGAAATAAtcagaaaaaaggcaaacatgCATGTGTTCAGTTTCACAAAGTAGATGAAGTAGAAAAGCTTAGTATGGTTGGAACATTAAAGAATTAAGATCACACAGCCAATCGGAACTTTTGTTAGTTGATTAAGCACCGTTTAATTGATAGATAGCTGACATTATATAGGTTTTCTTTAGTTGCTTTAATTCAGAATGGATTTTTAGGTTTTTCACTGCCTAGTCAGATGAGAGACCCTGCTCGCAGACTGGTAAATTTGAATGCTTTCCCTCCTGGTATAAGAGAACCTAGCGACTTTATCGAGTTCAAGAATTTACGAAATTGATGTCCTCATGGCTTAAGTTAAGGGACACGTTATTTCGTGTTGTAAAATCTGCTTTTACTCTTATGACAGTAAATTGAAACATACCgtatttctacttttttttttttggtaacatTGTCCTTAAGAGGCTTTGTTTTATAAACGTATGCTTAACAGTTCTTCCCTTTCATGTTTACGAGTTGAAATAAAATGTTCTGAACGATTGATTGAGGTTAAAGAACCTTAATCATccactttacattgcgcgccCACATTACTTCAGTCGCCATTTTTAGGGCGCCCAAAACCCTAAATGCTGTGAATGTGTAAAGTAAtctgtttccatcggacatGAAATGGGCTATATAATTGTGTTTTCCATTCGAAGATAAGCTATGTTGATTAGAACTTGAGTTTCTATAATTATTTATGTATGACTTGCTCTTCGCAACATGTACATGTTATCGAGTGGAAACGGAATGGTTAGTAAAGCATCTGCTCTTGGAATGGAAGCGCAGAGAACCAAAATTGGGAATTCCACGCTTAACGGCTGGAACGATTAGAATTAGTGTATTATCATTTCGgcaaaatgaagaaataagTTCTTGGACTACATTGTAAGGAATCACAACATCCCCATCGTTGTGCCTGTCTTCCGCTCAGGTTGCCGCGGTTGCCGGCACTGAACAAAAAGGCAAGACAAGTCGTCGACAATCATCATGTTGAATACTGATCTCCATCAAAATCAGTAAAAAGCTTTTATCCATtgctgttcatttcattttctcgctGACA is a window of Montipora capricornis isolate CH-2021 chromosome 13, ASM3666992v2, whole genome shotgun sequence DNA encoding:
- the LOC138029768 gene encoding tyrosine kinase receptor Cad96Ca-like — protein: MEDNKKHELVVTASNKYGESVVTAENIKIVEMPYGGATPRPLERQKGSCSVLHIFYNLFIVFLVITIIVLSVVIWKMRRRPCPRCGDLLPMNPVSLQVKENLELPSDLNTKESASYASQAAGSGSYMPLHPSGRSWEVSQEDVHVIKIIGKGAFSQVAQATVKNVREHQEETTVAVKMLKANAPPSDRKDLLSELELMKKVKPHPHVIKLIGCVTESEPLMVLIEYVPFGDLLGYLRKSRGLNDTYYKDPDVQPETNLTSEQLIKFAWQVADGMCYLCSKKIVHRDLEARNVLVGEGERCKVTDFGMARNVGQDDIYTKKSRGRLPVKWTAYEALLYGVYTTQSDVWGYGILLYEVLTIGGSPYPDTNARLIADKLQQGYRMPKPRHVDSKLYEIMMKCWEEDPSDRPTFEKLRRTMKDMERNHKTYVNLSQYDTRMYANVTDLTAE